From a region of the Spelaeicoccus albus genome:
- a CDS encoding ABC transporter substrate-binding protein codes for MRKMAIVAAAVAGVLAVSSCGAGKDPLKNDSTEGGSNGKIIVGSANFPENSLIAEIYAGALNDAGVKAGTKLNIGQREVYIKAIKDGSIDLVPEYTGNLLQYLDKNATSTDPATVMKRLKKAVPNNLTVLDPSKAADQDSVTVTKETAKKYNLKTISDLKPVASKLVLGGPPEWAKRKTGVPGLKKVYGLHFKDFKPLDTAGPETVTALKNGQVQAANLFTTDPQVAKNGFVVLKDDKHLFLPGNVVPLVNKKKATPKVKKVLDEVNKKLTTHELTALTKKVQLDKLDSKKVAGDWLAKNGLGG; via the coding sequence ATGCGAAAGATGGCAATCGTTGCGGCCGCAGTGGCCGGGGTACTCGCCGTGTCCTCGTGCGGTGCGGGGAAAGATCCGCTGAAAAATGACAGCACCGAGGGAGGATCGAACGGGAAGATCATCGTCGGCTCCGCGAACTTTCCGGAAAACTCGCTGATCGCCGAGATCTACGCGGGCGCGTTGAACGATGCGGGCGTGAAGGCCGGCACGAAACTCAATATCGGCCAGCGCGAGGTGTACATCAAGGCAATTAAGGACGGCTCCATCGATCTGGTGCCCGAATACACGGGGAACCTGCTGCAGTATCTGGACAAGAACGCCACGTCGACTGATCCGGCCACAGTGATGAAGCGGCTGAAGAAGGCCGTGCCGAACAATCTGACGGTGCTGGACCCCAGCAAAGCCGCCGATCAGGACTCGGTGACCGTCACCAAGGAGACCGCGAAGAAGTACAACCTGAAGACGATCTCCGATTTGAAGCCGGTGGCATCGAAACTCGTGTTGGGCGGGCCGCCCGAATGGGCCAAGCGAAAGACCGGCGTGCCCGGCTTGAAGAAGGTCTACGGCCTGCACTTCAAGGACTTCAAGCCGCTGGATACCGCCGGTCCGGAGACCGTGACGGCATTGAAGAACGGTCAAGTGCAAGCGGCGAACCTGTTCACCACCGACCCGCAGGTCGCCAAGAACGGTTTCGTGGTGCTGAAAGACGATAAACACCTCTTCCTGCCCGGCAATGTGGTACCGCTGGTGAACAAGAAGAAGGCAACGCCCAAGGTCAAGAAGGTGTTGGACGAAGTCAACAAGAAGCTCACGACGCACGAGCTGACCGCGCTGACCAAAAAGGTGCAACTCGACAAGCTGGACAGCAAGAAGGTCGCCGGCGACTGGCTGGCAAAGAACGGCCTCGGCGGCTGA
- a CDS encoding ABC transporter permease, translating into MTAGIAAASLSGGASLNAAGNVSLNWLGSNAGEIVSMFVHHIVLSGIPTLAGLIIALPIGAFANRYRWAYTPTITIAGLFYTLPSLAVFVLLPLVLGTKILDPLNVIIALIIYTLALLVRVVADGLASVPEETVQAAEAMGYRSVRRFLTVDLPIAAPVILAGLRVASVANVSILSVAALLGIPQLGQLFTEGFQLDFYAPIIAGIVLTVFLAFVFDGIIVVAERLMTPWKRARTEEVTA; encoded by the coding sequence GTGACCGCGGGGATCGCTGCGGCATCGCTGAGCGGGGGCGCATCGCTGAACGCCGCCGGTAACGTGTCGCTGAACTGGCTGGGCAGCAACGCCGGCGAGATCGTGTCGATGTTTGTCCACCACATTGTGCTGTCCGGCATTCCAACGCTTGCCGGGCTGATCATCGCGCTGCCGATCGGAGCGTTCGCCAACCGCTATCGGTGGGCGTACACGCCCACCATCACCATTGCCGGGCTGTTCTATACGCTGCCGTCACTTGCTGTATTCGTGCTTTTACCGCTCGTGCTGGGTACCAAGATCCTCGATCCGCTCAACGTGATCATCGCGCTGATCATTTACACGCTCGCGCTGCTGGTCAGGGTCGTGGCCGACGGTTTGGCGTCCGTGCCGGAAGAGACGGTGCAGGCGGCCGAGGCCATGGGCTACCGCAGCGTCCGGCGGTTCCTCACGGTCGACCTGCCCATTGCCGCGCCCGTCATCTTGGCCGGACTGCGTGTGGCGTCGGTGGCGAACGTGAGCATCCTGTCGGTTGCCGCCCTCCTGGGCATCCCGCAGCTCGGGCAGCTGTTCACCGAGGGATTTCAACTCGATTTCTACGCGCCAATCATCGCCGGCATCGTCTTGACGGTGTTCTTGGCGTTCGTGTTCGACGGCATCATCGTGGTGGCCGAACGGCTCATGACGCCGTGGAAGCGGGCACGCACGGAAGAGGTGACGGCATGA
- a CDS encoding DUF4235 domain-containing protein — MNSIVWKIAGAGGAALAGMATRKAMTAAWQKGTGKNPPDDVHDPDVAWAEAIGWAVLSGVGIAVVQLLVKRFVAKQEHARTARVPESISSTLDDD, encoded by the coding sequence ATGAACTCGATTGTCTGGAAAATCGCGGGGGCCGGCGGGGCCGCGTTGGCCGGAATGGCGACCCGCAAGGCCATGACGGCCGCCTGGCAAAAGGGCACCGGGAAGAATCCTCCGGACGACGTGCACGATCCGGACGTCGCGTGGGCCGAGGCCATCGGCTGGGCAGTGCTGTCCGGCGTCGGCATCGCGGTGGTGCAACTCCTTGTCAAGCGGTTCGTCGCCAAACAAGAGCATGCTCGCACGGCGCGGGTGCCCGAATCGATTTCGAGCACGCTGGACGACGACTAG
- a CDS encoding energy-coupling factor transporter transmembrane component T family protein translates to MSIMAAPVRATPISRANAVAKMTAALILTATLVLSIDPVSAAVALAIELIALPFAGLGVKTLLARTSVVWLAAFAGGFATLFFGVDSGATVLDLQVVRISEGSAMLAAAICLRVLAVALPGVVLFATTDPTDLADGMIQRLGLPARFVLGALAALRLVGLLIDDWQSLAMARRARGVGGGMGIKRFAGQAFALLVMSLRRGSQLATAMEARGFGTAAPRTSARVSTFAARDAVLVGGAALVAALAVTAANLAGTWNFIFT, encoded by the coding sequence ATGAGCATCATGGCGGCACCGGTGCGTGCGACACCAATCTCCCGGGCGAACGCCGTGGCCAAAATGACTGCCGCCCTGATCCTCACCGCGACGCTGGTGCTGTCGATCGACCCGGTCTCGGCAGCCGTGGCGCTCGCAATCGAGCTGATCGCGTTGCCGTTCGCCGGGTTGGGCGTGAAGACGTTGCTGGCCCGCACCTCCGTTGTGTGGCTTGCCGCGTTCGCGGGCGGATTCGCGACGCTGTTCTTCGGAGTGGATTCCGGCGCCACCGTGCTCGACCTCCAGGTAGTGCGAATTTCGGAGGGGTCGGCAATGCTGGCCGCGGCAATCTGCTTGCGCGTGCTGGCCGTCGCCTTACCCGGTGTGGTGCTCTTTGCAACGACCGACCCAACGGATTTGGCCGACGGAATGATCCAGCGGCTGGGGCTGCCGGCACGATTCGTGTTGGGAGCGCTTGCGGCGCTGCGCTTGGTGGGGCTGCTCATCGACGACTGGCAGTCGCTCGCGATGGCCCGCCGGGCGCGAGGCGTCGGCGGCGGCATGGGGATCAAACGATTTGCCGGCCAAGCGTTTGCGCTGCTGGTGATGTCGTTGCGACGCGGTTCCCAGCTGGCAACGGCCATGGAGGCTCGCGGGTTCGGCACTGCGGCGCCCCGGACGAGCGCGCGCGTGTCCACGTTTGCCGCTCGGGACGCCGTCCTGGTGGGCGGTGCCGCGCTGGTGGCGGCGCTTGCCGTGACGGCCGCGAACCTCGCCGGTACTTGGAACTTCATCTTCACGTAG
- a CDS encoding ECF transporter S component, with product MVTAHVSQTPRAGRFRWRVVDIVIAAVLGVAAGVIFWAWGLAWTPLSNLLVVIAPLSGLLAGVWLFAGVIGGLVVRKPGAAVFTEIVAATVEMAIGSQFGFSNLIWGLAQGLGAEVILLLFLYRKWGVAVAVLAGAASGLVCGLMDTTFTDSAAWSAAWKSLYTACTIVSGAVLGGLLSWVAVRALARTGALNRFAAGRSREAI from the coding sequence ATGGTTACTGCACACGTTTCGCAGACGCCGCGCGCCGGTAGATTCCGGTGGCGCGTCGTCGACATCGTGATTGCGGCGGTTCTTGGCGTTGCGGCAGGCGTCATCTTTTGGGCCTGGGGCCTGGCGTGGACGCCGCTGAGCAATCTACTGGTGGTCATCGCGCCGCTCAGCGGGCTGCTGGCCGGCGTCTGGCTATTTGCCGGAGTCATCGGCGGGCTGGTCGTCCGCAAGCCCGGTGCCGCCGTCTTCACGGAGATCGTCGCCGCGACGGTCGAGATGGCCATTGGCAGCCAATTCGGCTTCTCCAACTTGATCTGGGGGCTCGCCCAAGGGCTCGGCGCCGAGGTGATCTTGCTGCTCTTCCTCTACCGGAAGTGGGGCGTGGCGGTCGCCGTCCTGGCCGGAGCGGCGTCCGGACTGGTCTGTGGGCTGATGGACACGACGTTCACGGACTCGGCGGCGTGGAGCGCCGCTTGGAAATCCCTGTACACGGCGTGCACCATCGTCTCGGGCGCGGTGCTCGGCGGCCTGCTCTCCTGGGTGGCCGTGCGAGCGTTGGCACGCACCGGCGCGCTGAACCGGTTCGCGGCCGGACGCAGCCGGGAAGCGATTTAA
- a CDS encoding ABC transporter ATP-binding protein, which translates to MAEPEFAGPVGPAAVTARGWGWRHAGRKAFAVSGLDLTIAPGEKILVLGPSGAGKSTLMGALAGVLGGADEGESVGELLVDGRPAFGPGRLPGRSGLVLQDPESQVVLARCGDDVAFGCENLGVPRRDIWPRVDSALRAVGLPVERDRPTTALSGGQKQRLALAGVLAMRAGLILLDEPTANLDPDGVRQVREAVVAATASRQATTLIVEHRVAVWRDVVDRIIVLAPGGGVLADGEPDDVLGRHGRMLAEAGVWVPEFPPALPGRGRRPAGPELLRANGLTVGRGGRRRFFSRERRPAGGVPAAGDIDVRIRSGRCLAISGPNGSGKSTLALTLAGLLPELGGAVEAASELAGDAGSEPNEWSSRELLTRIGVVFQDPELQFLTGSVDDELALGLVKAGVPPEQRRARIDELLNRLRLSGLARANPFTLSGGEKRRLSVATALATAPKVVVLDEPTFGQDAGTWAELVALLRELLDSGSAVVAVTHDADFIDALADDRLQLGPAVQPAGESRRAVA; encoded by the coding sequence ATGGCCGAGCCCGAATTCGCCGGCCCGGTCGGCCCGGCCGCGGTCACCGCACGCGGATGGGGCTGGAGACATGCCGGCCGCAAGGCGTTCGCCGTTTCCGGGCTCGACCTGACAATCGCGCCGGGCGAGAAAATTCTGGTGCTTGGCCCGTCCGGAGCCGGCAAGTCGACGCTGATGGGCGCGCTGGCCGGCGTCCTGGGTGGAGCCGACGAAGGCGAAAGCGTCGGGGAGCTGCTCGTTGACGGCCGGCCCGCATTCGGACCGGGACGGCTGCCCGGCAGGTCGGGGCTCGTCCTTCAAGACCCGGAATCACAGGTTGTCCTGGCCCGGTGCGGCGACGACGTGGCGTTCGGGTGCGAAAACCTCGGCGTGCCTCGTCGCGATATCTGGCCGCGGGTCGATTCCGCGCTGCGCGCCGTCGGGCTCCCCGTTGAACGCGATCGGCCGACGACCGCCTTGTCCGGCGGACAAAAGCAACGCTTGGCGCTGGCCGGCGTGCTGGCCATGCGGGCCGGGCTGATTCTGCTGGACGAGCCGACGGCGAATCTTGACCCGGACGGCGTCCGGCAGGTTCGAGAGGCGGTGGTGGCCGCCACCGCGTCGCGTCAGGCCACGACGCTCATCGTTGAACATCGGGTCGCGGTATGGCGGGACGTCGTCGACCGGATCATCGTCCTGGCGCCGGGCGGCGGGGTGTTAGCGGATGGCGAGCCGGACGACGTCCTGGGTCGGCACGGCCGCATGCTTGCCGAAGCCGGCGTCTGGGTGCCGGAATTTCCACCTGCCCTGCCTGGGCGCGGCAGGCGTCCGGCCGGACCGGAACTTCTCCGGGCCAACGGCCTGACGGTCGGCCGCGGGGGACGACGTCGCTTCTTTTCTCGGGAGCGACGGCCGGCGGGGGGCGTGCCGGCTGCCGGCGACATCGACGTGCGCATCCGCTCGGGACGGTGCTTGGCCATCAGCGGACCGAACGGGTCCGGCAAATCCACGCTCGCGCTGACATTGGCCGGGCTGCTGCCGGAATTGGGCGGCGCCGTGGAAGCCGCGTCCGAACTGGCCGGCGATGCCGGCAGCGAGCCGAACGAGTGGTCCTCGCGTGAGCTCCTGACCCGGATCGGCGTCGTTTTCCAAGACCCGGAACTGCAATTCTTGACCGGATCGGTCGATGACGAACTCGCTCTCGGGCTGGTGAAGGCCGGCGTGCCGCCGGAACAACGCCGTGCGCGCATCGACGAGTTGTTGAACAGGCTGCGCTTGTCGGGGTTGGCCCGGGCCAACCCGTTCACATTGTCGGGTGGGGAGAAGCGGCGCCTTTCCGTGGCTACCGCTCTTGCCACCGCTCCCAAGGTCGTCGTGTTGGACGAGCCGACGTTCGGACAGGACGCCGGAACCTGGGCCGAACTCGTCGCGTTGCTTCGTGAACTGCTGGATTCGGGTAGCGCCGTCGTAGCGGTCACGCACGACGCCGACTTCATTGACGCGCTGGCCGACGACCGCTTGCAACTCGGACCGGCCGTGCAGCCCGCGGGCGAGTCGAGGCGGGCCGTCGCATGA
- a CDS encoding IS110 family transposase, with translation MTIVADTYDHVIGVDTHARTHTYALVNARTGGIEKTKTFPTHPAGLARALTWISQVTGTVLIACEGTGSYGRQLALLLADAGLQVTEVRPPAKTSRVGTGKTDNIDARTAARGILGTDTDQLITPRAPGARHALAVLLAARLRLDAHRTRLKNSLTALCRDTNLGIDARTGITNAQITTIAAWRTRTTDDLDTTTCRDEARRIAKEIHHLTAELAANRERLATIITDTTPALLDINGVGPINGAKILNAYSHHGRIRTEAAFAKLAGTAPLPASSGNTTRHRLSRYGDRQLNSALHRIAMTRLAHDPATQAYRDKRTTHDASNRDIHRSLKRYIAREIYRNLEHITA, from the coding sequence ATGACTATCGTCGCAGACACCTACGATCATGTCATCGGCGTGGACACCCACGCCCGCACGCACACCTATGCCCTCGTCAACGCCCGCACCGGCGGCATTGAGAAAACGAAAACGTTCCCGACCCACCCGGCCGGACTAGCCCGAGCCCTGACCTGGATCAGCCAAGTCACCGGCACCGTGTTGATCGCCTGCGAGGGAACCGGCTCCTACGGGCGCCAACTGGCCCTCCTGCTGGCCGACGCCGGCCTGCAAGTGACCGAAGTGCGCCCACCAGCCAAAACCAGCCGAGTCGGTACCGGTAAGACCGACAACATCGACGCCCGCACCGCTGCCCGCGGGATTCTGGGCACCGACACCGACCAGCTCATCACACCCCGCGCGCCAGGCGCCCGCCACGCCCTGGCAGTGCTCCTCGCCGCCCGCCTACGCCTCGACGCCCACCGCACCCGGCTGAAAAACTCACTCACCGCGCTATGCCGCGACACCAACCTCGGCATCGACGCCCGCACCGGCATCACCAACGCTCAAATCACCACCATCGCCGCCTGGCGAACCCGAACCACCGACGACCTCGACACCACCACCTGCCGCGACGAAGCCCGCCGCATAGCCAAAGAAATCCACCACCTCACCGCCGAACTCGCCGCCAACCGAGAACGCCTGGCCACCATCATCACCGACACCACGCCAGCCCTCCTCGACATCAACGGCGTCGGCCCCATCAACGGCGCGAAAATCCTCAACGCCTACTCCCACCACGGCCGCATCCGCACCGAAGCCGCATTCGCCAAACTCGCCGGCACCGCCCCATTACCAGCATCCTCCGGCAACACCACCCGACACCGGCTATCACGCTACGGCGACCGGCAACTCAACTCAGCACTCCACCGCATCGCCATGACCCGACTCGCCCACGACCCCGCCACCCAGGCATACCGCGACAAACGCACCACCCACGACGCCAGCAACCGCGACATCCACCGAAGCCTCAAACGCTACATAGCCCGAGAAATCTACCGAAACCTCGAACACATCACCGCTTGA
- a CDS encoding Bcr/CflA family efflux MFS transporter: protein MPETSPTPAPAPAPASAAAITPRPPIARVMLFGALTAIGPLTIDMYLAAFPAVSADLDVSSAMVQLTLTATLAGLALGQLFLGSISDAYGRRRPLIAALVLYVLASLVVAVTSSFALLFAMRFVQGFTAAAGMVLSMAMARDLYTGSVLARLLSRLMLVSGVAPVLAPTIGAGFLALGTWRSMFFALGGFGLALAVLALVRVKETLPESRRAQAGVMPALRSYGVLLRSARYLGIVLTGSVAMGALFTYVSAATFVYQDLYGFSVQTYAILFAVGAVMITGGSQLNASLVGRFHPANILRTAMAGGAFFGAVLIILAASDASKWAFIGMLMPALICMGMVMPNTPTLALYDHPDRAGSAAAFLGAMQFLAGALLAPVTGLFPQDSAVPMAAMMFACFAAGSLVFALIAKPRALVRSMPWH from the coding sequence GTGCCTGAGACATCCCCAACACCCGCCCCGGCCCCCGCTCCCGCGAGCGCCGCCGCAATCACGCCCCGGCCCCCGATCGCACGAGTGATGCTTTTCGGCGCCCTGACGGCGATCGGCCCTCTCACCATTGACATGTATCTAGCGGCCTTCCCGGCCGTCTCGGCCGACCTCGACGTGTCCTCGGCCATGGTGCAGCTCACGCTCACTGCGACACTTGCCGGTCTTGCGCTCGGCCAGCTGTTCCTCGGGTCGATTTCGGACGCGTACGGACGCCGTCGGCCCCTCATCGCGGCGTTAGTGCTGTACGTGCTGGCGTCGCTCGTTGTCGCCGTGACCTCGTCGTTCGCCCTGCTGTTCGCCATGCGGTTCGTGCAAGGATTCACGGCAGCTGCCGGCATGGTGTTGTCGATGGCCATGGCGCGCGACCTTTACACCGGGAGCGTGCTGGCCCGGCTGTTGTCGCGGCTCATGCTGGTTTCCGGCGTGGCGCCCGTGCTCGCTCCGACGATCGGTGCCGGATTCCTCGCGCTGGGCACCTGGCGGTCCATGTTCTTCGCCCTCGGCGGCTTCGGCCTGGCGCTCGCCGTTCTCGCGCTCGTCCGGGTGAAGGAGACGTTGCCGGAATCCCGGCGGGCGCAGGCCGGCGTGATGCCGGCACTGCGGTCGTACGGCGTCCTGTTGCGGTCGGCACGGTATCTCGGAATCGTGCTGACCGGGTCCGTCGCGATGGGGGCGCTGTTCACGTACGTCAGCGCCGCCACCTTCGTCTACCAGGATCTGTACGGTTTCAGCGTCCAAACCTACGCGATACTCTTTGCCGTCGGAGCCGTCATGATTACGGGCGGCAGCCAGCTCAACGCCAGTCTTGTGGGGCGATTCCATCCGGCCAACATCTTGCGGACGGCGATGGCCGGCGGGGCATTCTTCGGCGCCGTCCTGATAATTCTGGCAGCGTCGGATGCAAGCAAATGGGCATTCATCGGCATGCTGATGCCGGCACTGATCTGCATGGGCATGGTCATGCCCAATACTCCGACGCTCGCCTTGTACGACCACCCCGACCGGGCCGGATCGGCCGCCGCGTTCCTCGGTGCCATGCAGTTCTTGGCGGGAGCGCTATTGGCCCCCGTGACGGGATTGTTCCCTCAGGACTCGGCGGTGCCGATGGCCGCCATGATGTTTGCCTGCTTTGCAGCGGGATCGCTGGTCTTCGCGCTCATCGCCAAGCCGCGCGCGCTCGTCCGGTCGATGCCGTGGCATTGA
- a CDS encoding ABC transporter permease yields the protein MIAWLFDPSHWTGQTGIWIRVVEHLAYSGITLAFAMAIGLPLGLYIGHTGRGRVVMAGIANALRALPTLGLLILGVLIISPVITNDLAFTLPCIIVLVILAIPPIMTNTFAGVAAVPEEIKQAGYGMGMTSRQVLWQVELPNALPLIVAGIRSSALQVIATATVAAYVSLGGLGRYLIDGLATQDYAQMAAGSLLVVILAVLVEIALVGVQTLIVSPGVSARKLRLTNARSARAAQRAESDERGTGPSAAGTSGTTDQEMAHR from the coding sequence ATGATCGCGTGGCTGTTCGACCCATCCCACTGGACCGGCCAGACCGGCATCTGGATCCGCGTCGTCGAGCATCTCGCCTACTCCGGGATCACGCTGGCCTTCGCCATGGCGATCGGACTGCCGCTGGGCCTCTACATCGGGCATACCGGGCGCGGCCGGGTCGTCATGGCCGGCATCGCCAACGCCCTGCGCGCCCTGCCGACCCTCGGATTGCTGATCCTGGGCGTGCTCATCATTTCGCCGGTGATCACGAATGACCTGGCGTTCACCCTGCCGTGCATCATCGTGCTCGTCATTTTGGCGATTCCGCCGATCATGACAAACACGTTCGCGGGCGTGGCCGCGGTCCCGGAGGAGATCAAGCAAGCCGGATACGGGATGGGAATGACCAGCCGACAGGTGTTGTGGCAGGTCGAACTGCCGAACGCGCTGCCGCTGATCGTGGCCGGGATCCGAAGCTCGGCGCTCCAGGTCATCGCCACGGCGACGGTCGCGGCGTACGTATCGTTGGGCGGCCTTGGCCGGTACCTCATCGACGGGCTCGCCACGCAGGACTACGCGCAGATGGCCGCCGGATCGCTGCTCGTCGTCATCCTGGCCGTTCTCGTCGAGATAGCGCTGGTCGGCGTGCAAACCCTCATCGTGTCCCCGGGCGTGTCGGCTCGTAAACTCCGACTCACGAATGCCCGGTCGGCACGCGCGGCACAGCGTGCGGAGTCGGATGAGCGCGGCACGGGACCCTCGGCCGCGGGGACGTCAGGCACTACGGACCAAGAGATGGCACACAGATAG
- a CDS encoding ABC transporter ATP-binding protein: MIRFEAVTKKFPDGTVAVDDLDLEAPTGKLTALVGPSGCGKTTTLRMINRLITPTTGRIMLGDDDTAELDPAVLRRGIGYVIQHAGLFPHRTVLGNVTAVPRLLGWSKSEARSRGMDLLERVGLDAAMAGRYPAQLSGGQQQRVGVARALAADPPVMLMDEPFSAVDPIVRAQLQDEFLRLQAELEKTIVLVTHDIDEAIKLGDQIAVFARGGHIAQMAEPATLLGRPANDFVADFVGRDRGYRALGFRQAAGLPLHTEPTVRPGTAWSDAASASLDHWILIVDDDDRPLGWTDLDRPSGDVIDSTTMNLGGTLASSNGAIREALDAALSSPSGRGVVVDGSGRFAGSVLASEVVAELANKPEVVGAGEAVIEQDVVP, translated from the coding sequence ATGATTCGGTTCGAAGCAGTCACGAAGAAGTTCCCCGATGGCACGGTGGCGGTCGACGATCTCGACCTTGAAGCCCCCACGGGCAAACTGACGGCGCTTGTCGGCCCGTCCGGATGCGGTAAGACGACGACATTGCGGATGATCAATCGGCTGATCACTCCCACCACGGGGCGCATCATGCTCGGCGACGACGACACCGCCGAGCTCGATCCGGCAGTGTTGCGCCGGGGTATCGGCTACGTCATTCAACATGCCGGGCTCTTCCCGCACCGCACGGTCCTCGGCAATGTCACTGCCGTGCCGCGCCTGCTCGGCTGGTCGAAGTCCGAGGCACGGTCGCGCGGCATGGACCTGCTCGAGCGTGTCGGCTTGGACGCGGCGATGGCCGGCAGATATCCGGCACAGCTGTCCGGCGGGCAGCAGCAGCGCGTCGGCGTGGCACGTGCGCTCGCCGCCGATCCGCCGGTCATGTTGATGGACGAGCCGTTCTCGGCCGTCGATCCGATAGTGCGCGCTCAGCTGCAGGACGAGTTCTTGCGCTTGCAGGCCGAGTTGGAAAAGACGATAGTGCTTGTCACGCACGACATCGACGAAGCCATCAAATTGGGCGATCAGATCGCGGTCTTCGCCCGCGGCGGGCATATCGCGCAGATGGCCGAGCCGGCCACCCTCTTGGGGCGTCCGGCTAATGATTTCGTTGCGGATTTCGTCGGCCGCGACCGCGGGTACCGGGCGCTCGGGTTCCGGCAGGCCGCGGGTCTGCCGTTGCACACCGAGCCGACGGTCCGGCCCGGCACCGCGTGGAGCGATGCCGCGTCGGCAAGTCTCGATCACTGGATCTTGATCGTGGACGACGACGACCGGCCATTGGGATGGACGGACCTCGATCGGCCGTCGGGCGACGTCATCGACTCCACCACCATGAACCTCGGCGGCACGCTGGCCAGCTCGAACGGCGCGATTCGTGAGGCGCTGGACGCCGCGCTGTCCTCGCCGTCCGGTCGCGGGGTCGTTGTGGACGGTTCCGGCCGGTTCGCCGGCTCCGTCCTGGCCAGTGAAGTCGTCGCGGAGCTTGCCAATAAGCCCGAGGTGGTCGGCGCCGGCGAAGCCGTTATTGAACAGGACGTCGTCCCGTGA